A part of Gemmatimonas groenlandica genomic DNA contains:
- the ftsZ gene encoding cell division protein FtsZ, with protein sequence MTFEFEESAAQNARMKVVGVGGGGGNAVNRMIEEHLEGVEFISVNTDAQALMNSKADVKIQIGKKLTRGLGAGARPEIGRQAIDENREDTKRVLGNADLVFVTCGMGGGTGTGAAPVICELAREAGALTVGIVTRPFLFEGRKRMRQAEEGIAEMRKHVDTMIIVPNERLLAVVGKGIPFHEALKKADEVLLHATQGISLLISETGLVNVDFADVRTVMQNGGSALMGTGIGRGENRAMEAAQQAIASPLLDNVSISGATGVLVNITGGEDLTLGEVTQINDIVHDAVGDNAEIIFGAVHEPAMMNEIRVTVIATGFDRQMQGGAGNGVVRNVPLGTTAPSAVTPPAASFPPAAAAKSPAVLPFPTRDRPAVRPVAAPARPAWEGAPPRPPRVPPISPSPSAELDDMEIPTFIRRQMD encoded by the coding sequence ATGACCTTCGAGTTCGAAGAGAGCGCTGCCCAGAACGCCCGCATGAAGGTCGTGGGTGTGGGCGGCGGTGGCGGCAATGCCGTCAACCGCATGATCGAGGAACATCTCGAGGGCGTCGAGTTCATCTCGGTGAACACCGACGCGCAGGCGCTCATGAACTCCAAGGCCGACGTCAAGATTCAGATCGGCAAAAAGCTCACGCGTGGACTCGGCGCTGGCGCTCGCCCCGAGATCGGGCGGCAAGCCATCGACGAGAACCGCGAAGACACCAAGCGCGTGCTCGGCAACGCCGATCTCGTGTTCGTGACCTGCGGCATGGGTGGCGGCACGGGCACTGGCGCGGCGCCGGTGATCTGTGAACTCGCGCGTGAAGCGGGCGCCCTCACCGTCGGCATCGTCACGCGGCCGTTCCTGTTCGAAGGACGGAAGCGGATGCGCCAAGCGGAAGAAGGCATCGCCGAGATGCGAAAGCATGTGGACACGATGATCATCGTGCCCAACGAGCGGCTGCTGGCCGTAGTCGGCAAGGGCATCCCGTTCCACGAGGCGCTCAAGAAGGCCGACGAAGTGCTGCTGCACGCGACGCAAGGCATCTCGCTTCTCATCAGCGAAACCGGCCTCGTCAACGTCGACTTTGCCGATGTGCGCACCGTCATGCAGAACGGTGGCTCGGCGCTCATGGGCACCGGTATCGGCCGCGGCGAGAACCGCGCCATGGAAGCCGCCCAGCAGGCCATCGCCTCGCCGTTGCTCGACAACGTGTCGATCTCCGGCGCGACTGGCGTGCTCGTCAACATCACGGGCGGTGAAGACCTCACCCTCGGGGAAGTCACGCAGATCAACGACATCGTGCACGATGCCGTGGGCGACAACGCCGAGATCATCTTCGGCGCCGTGCATGAGCCCGCCATGATGAACGAAATCCGCGTTACGGTCATCGCGACCGGATTTGATCGGCAGATGCAGGGAGGCGCCGGCAACGGAGTCGTCCGTAATGTGCCGCTCGGCACAACGGCCCCTTCCGCTGTCACACCACCGGCTGCATCTTTTCCTCCTGCAGCGGCTGCCAAGTCCCCCGCCGTACTCCCGTTCCCTACTCGGGACCGGCCCGCTGTGAGACCTGTTGCCGCCCCCGCTCGTCCTGCGTGGGAAGGGGCGCCACCACGGCCGCCTCGCGTTCCACCGATTTCTCCGTCGCCCAGCGCTGAGCTCGACGACATGGAAATCCCGACGTTCATACGGAGACAGATGGATTGA
- a CDS encoding M23 family metallopeptidase: MRVDTVKRGEPLVAVLERAGVPRDEAARVLMESQAIDARKIRAGTTITSKVSPDSGASEVVLQLAIDRLVRFTRSATAGSRSGWLEKEETLSWTTDTVVVGGVVTSTLTGAIAQGAEAFPANVRDEVAYALADILEYRVDLSRDLREGDTIKVLMERQRAPNGAVRPGDVIAARLTVDGRRVETMRFAQGTKSSYFDGEGKSMRAAFLRAPLAFRRISSVFGLRRHPILGTVRAHQGMDYAAARGTPVRALGDGVVIFAGWKGGYGRVLEIRHRNGFVTRYGHLNAFAPGIRRGTNVSISRTVAFVGTTGLSTAPHLHFEVLVNGKHRDPRVALRNVTGEPLASGQRATFDDLKARLFARLDGPRDASTAAAPVVTRIAGD; the protein is encoded by the coding sequence GTGCGAGTCGACACCGTCAAACGGGGTGAGCCGCTCGTAGCCGTGCTGGAACGTGCGGGCGTCCCGCGTGACGAAGCTGCCCGTGTCTTGATGGAATCGCAGGCGATCGACGCGCGGAAGATCCGCGCCGGCACCACCATCACCTCCAAAGTCAGCCCGGATTCCGGCGCTTCAGAGGTCGTGCTGCAGTTGGCGATCGATCGCTTGGTGCGCTTCACCCGCTCCGCCACCGCCGGTTCGCGGTCAGGATGGCTGGAGAAAGAAGAGACGCTCTCGTGGACCACCGACACCGTCGTGGTTGGCGGTGTGGTGACCTCCACGCTTACGGGAGCCATTGCGCAGGGCGCCGAGGCGTTTCCGGCCAATGTGCGCGACGAAGTCGCCTACGCCTTGGCCGACATTCTCGAGTACCGTGTTGATCTCAGCCGCGATCTGCGCGAGGGAGACACGATCAAGGTGCTCATGGAGCGTCAGCGGGCGCCGAACGGCGCGGTGCGTCCTGGCGACGTGATCGCGGCCCGACTCACGGTCGATGGCCGTCGGGTGGAAACCATGCGGTTCGCGCAGGGCACGAAGTCGAGCTACTTCGATGGCGAAGGGAAGTCGATGCGTGCCGCGTTTCTGCGCGCACCGCTCGCCTTCCGGCGCATCTCGAGCGTGTTCGGCCTGCGACGTCACCCGATCCTCGGTACGGTGCGCGCACATCAGGGCATGGACTACGCCGCCGCGCGTGGAACCCCCGTCCGCGCGCTTGGCGATGGCGTCGTGATCTTCGCCGGATGGAAGGGCGGATATGGTCGCGTGCTCGAAATTCGTCATCGCAACGGCTTCGTCACGCGCTACGGCCACCTCAATGCCTTCGCCCCTGGCATCCGTCGTGGCACCAATGTTTCGATCTCGCGCACGGTCGCTTTCGTGGGCACGACGGGCCTTTCCACTGCGCCGCACCTGCATTTTGAAGTGCTCGTGAACGGCAAGCACCGCGATCCCCGGGTGGCCCTGCGCAACGTGACCGGTGAGCCGCTCGCCTCCGGCCAGCGCGCCACCTTCGACGATCTCAAGGCTCGGCTTTTCGCCCGGCTGGATGGCCCCCGCGACGCGAGCACGGCGGCGGCGCCGGTCGTGACGCGCATCGCTGGCGACTGA